Proteins found in one Cervus canadensis isolate Bull #8, Minnesota chromosome 24, ASM1932006v1, whole genome shotgun sequence genomic segment:
- the LOC122426404 gene encoding 60S ribosomal protein L17-like: MVRYSLDPENPTKSCKSRGSNLRVHFKNTRETAQAIKGMHIRKATKYLKDVTLKKQCVPFCRYNSGVGRCAQAKQWGWTQGRWPKKSAGFLLHMLKNAESNAELKGLDVDSLVIEHIQVNKAPRMRRRTYRAHSRINPYMSSPCHIEMILTEKEQIVPKPEEEVAQKKKISQKKLKKQKLMARE; the protein is encoded by the coding sequence ATGGTGCGCTATTCACtcgacccagaaaaccccacaaaatcatgcaaatcaagaggttcaaatcttcgtgttcactttaagaacactcgtgaaactgcccaggccataaagggtatgcatatccgaaaagccaccaagtatctgaaggatgtcactttaaagaagcaatgtgtGCCATTCTGTCGTTACAACAGTGGAGTTGGTAGGTGTGCACAggccaaacagtggggctggacACAGGGTCGGTGGCCCAAAAAGAGTGCCGGATTTTTACTACacatgctcaaaaatgcagagagtaaCGCTGAGCTTAAGGGCTTAGATGTAGATTCTCTGGTCATTGAGCACATCCAAGTGAACAAAGCCCCCAGGATGCGGCGCAGGACTTACAGAGCTCACAGTCGGATCAACCCCtacatgagctctccctgccacattgagatgattcttactgaaaaagaacagattgttcctaaaccggaagaggaggttgcacagaagaaaaagatatcccagaagaaactgaagaaacaaaaacttatggcccgggaataa